The genomic region TACTAACTCTAGCTGTGGCTGCATCTTATACTGCTTTAGCTGATACAGTTACATATGATTCATCTAAAGAAATTATCGACAGAATTCAATTAGAAATGAGACATAAATAAACTGCTAAAACAAACATACTAAACATTTAATTAAATAAAACAATAACTATGGAGGACTAATAATGAAAAAAACAATATTAATACTGACTTTAGCTGCGGCCGTTTCTTATACCGCTCTGGCTAACGCAGTTACATACGATTCATCTAAAGAGATTATCGAAAGAACACAACTAGAAATGAAGCATAAATAAATTAAAGAAAATAAGCTGACAAACTACGGCACTTTCTTTTGGAACAAAATCAAAATTCAGGAAAAATAATGGAGGAAATAATATGGAAGAAGTATTAGAATTTTTAAAAAACTGCAGAGCATTTTTTGTTGCAACAATTGAAGAAGGAAAGCCAAAAGTTCGGCCGTTTAGTTTTGTTATGCTGCATGATCAAAAGCTGTATTTTACAACAGGTAATCAAAAACCATTTTTTGAACAGATTCAGAAGAATCCGGAAATTGAAATATGCGGACTAAATCAAAAAATGGAATGGATTCGCCTCAGCGGCAGAGTTATTCCTGACTCAAGGCTTGAAATAAAACAAAAAGCATTTGAAGAATCTCCATTCCTCAAGAATAACTACAAGTCCGTTGACAGTCCGGTAATGGAATGCTTTTATCTGACTGAAGCCAAAGCTGATTTTTGTAAAATAGACGGCTCATCACGAACAGTCATCCTGTAAGTTCAGTCTCTAAAAGAATAATTTAAGCTAATATGCAAATCTGTATATTGCTTAAATTATTCCAAAAATAAATTTATCTGTTTAAATAAAAAGGAGAACAAACCATGAATACTGAGAACAATGAACATTATAAAAATAAAAATATAATTTTAACTACAGTATTGCTGCTTGCTTTTATGACTTCATTTGACGGAAGCATAATAAATGTGGCATTACCTTCTATGTCAAAGAGCTTATCTGTGAATACACAGTCTATAAGCTGGGTCTTTTCTTCCTATCTGATAGCAATCTGCACTCTTATACTGGCATTTGGTAAACTGGGAGATCTTAAGGGAAAAATTAGAGTTTTTAAAACGGGAATATTCATATTTACATTAGGATCGCTAATGTGCGGTATATCCACGACTTTACCGTTTCTTATAACATCAAGAATAGTTCAGGCAGTGGGCGCTGCTGCTGCTATGGCTACAAGTCAGGGAATTATCACAGAGGCTGTTCCCAAAAATGAGATTGGTAAAGCTTTTGGACTTTTTGGTACTTTTATAGCTTTAGGCACTATGATGGGAGCACCAATCGGGGGTTTTATAATTTCACTGTTTAATTGGAACTATGTATTTCTTCTAAATATTCCATTTGGAATAATAACATTTATTTTATGTATTAAATTTTTACCTAAAGAACACGTTAACAAAGGAAAATTTCCTGATATAAAAGGATTTTTACTTTTTGTAGTAACTATAGTTACATTCTTCTTTTCCGTGATTCAGGGCGGAGCTTTAGGATACAGCAATCCTTTTATAATCGGCAGCTTTGTTACTTCAATAATAACATTTGTTCTCTTTATTTATACAGAGAACAAATCCAGTGAGCCGATGCTTGATTTAGGTTTATTTAAATCAAAATTATTTTCAATAAGCATTTTTTGTTCATTTCTAAGCTTTGTTGCAATATTTTGCCTGTTAATAGTGAATCCTTTTTATTTACATTATACCAGAGAATGTGCCCCGGCTTTTATAGGTCTGCTAATGATGTTTTACTCCATAGTATTAACACTTTCTGCACTTTTCAGCGGTATTCTTTCGGATAAAACAAGACCTGAAATTCTTACTTTTACAGGTTTAATAATAATGGGAGCAGGGTTTTTTCTTATGACTATGCTGGGTGTAAGCACTCCAATTCCTTTATTACTGGCTTTTATGGCAGTCATTGGTTTCGGGGCA from Sebaldella sp. S0638 harbors:
- a CDS encoding MFS transporter, with translation MNTENNEHYKNKNIILTTVLLLAFMTSFDGSIINVALPSMSKSLSVNTQSISWVFSSYLIAICTLILAFGKLGDLKGKIRVFKTGIFIFTLGSLMCGISTTLPFLITSRIVQAVGAAAAMATSQGIITEAVPKNEIGKAFGLFGTFIALGTMMGAPIGGFIISLFNWNYVFLLNIPFGIITFILCIKFLPKEHVNKGKFPDIKGFLLFVVTIVTFFFSVIQGGALGYSNPFIIGSFVTSIITFVLFIYTENKSSEPMLDLGLFKSKLFSISIFCSFLSFVAIFCLLIVNPFYLHYTRECAPAFIGLLMMFYSIVLTLSALFSGILSDKTRPEILTFTGLIIMGAGFFLMTMLGVSTPIPLLLAFMAVIGFGAGLFQSPNNSLVMSAVNRNKLGIAGSVNALVRNIGMSVGIAIATTLLYSRMSSKAGYRVLTYIEENDNIFLYGMRYVYTIAGILCIIGAIITFIRFRNQKGNINNAKLNAS
- a CDS encoding pyridoxamine 5'-phosphate oxidase family protein, which encodes MEEVLEFLKNCRAFFVATIEEGKPKVRPFSFVMLHDQKLYFTTGNQKPFFEQIQKNPEIEICGLNQKMEWIRLSGRVIPDSRLEIKQKAFEESPFLKNNYKSVDSPVMECFYLTEAKADFCKIDGSSRTVIL